One region of Dokdonia sp. 4H-3-7-5 genomic DNA includes:
- a CDS encoding DUF3703 domain-containing protein — MKFNTTIPKKLSPFYEDELRAYIKAYRAGDLQLAWNHLERAHIIGQRYPYNHTYVHWKMLQFGVRIKSSKEVIGQIPRLVVGGVKSFVGKIPVGNPGGANVAPLQAFPIDVELQNIFKKAGVSVL; from the coding sequence ATGAAATTTAATACTACGATACCTAAAAAGTTATCTCCATTTTATGAAGATGAACTTAGAGCTTATATCAAAGCTTATCGTGCAGGTGATTTACAGCTTGCTTGGAACCATCTTGAACGCGCACATATTATTGGACAACGTTATCCTTATAATCATACATACGTTCACTGGAAAATGTTGCAATTTGGTGTACGTATAAAAAGTTCTAAAGAAGTGATAGGCCAAATTCCACGTTTAGTAGTAGGCGGTGTAAAATCATTTGTTGGGAAGATACCGGTAGGTAATCCTGGCGGAGCCAATGTTGCTCCATTACAAGCATTTCCTATAGATGTGGAGCTACAAAATATATTCAAAAAAGCTGGAGTAAGCGTTTTGTAA